The Gloeobacter violaceus PCC 7421 DNA window GCAGTTGTTCGGCCAGTTCGTCCGCCGCCTGTTTGGTGCGGGTAAAAATCAAGGCCGAGGCCGGATCTTCGGCCGCGAGCACGCGGGTTAGAGCCTGGGCGCGGTTTTTGAAGTTGACGAAGTAGACCCGCTGGGCGATGGCCGGGGTGTCGCGCTCCTCGGCGGGCATGGTGAGCGTCATCGGCGTGCGCAGGTGGCGGGCGGCAAGTTTGCGGATACTCGCAGGCAGTGTGGCTGAGAAGAAGACCAGTTGCCGCTCTGGGGGAGCCGCATCAAGAATGGTCTGGACTTCCTCGATAAAGCCCATATCCAGCATCTGGTCGGCTTCGTCGAGCACCAGCGTGCGCAATGCGCTCAGATCGAGACTGCCGCGCCGCATCAGATCGAGCACCCGCCCGGGGGTGCCCACCACGATCTGTGCACCGGCGCGCAGACGACGCATCTGGCGATCGATGGGCTGGCCGCCGTAGATGGGCAGCACCCGCACGCCCGAATGCTTGCTGTAGGTATGAATGGCCTCACACACCTGCACGGCCAGTTCGCGCGTGGGGGCAAGCACCAACGCCTGCACCCGGGCGTCCTGCGGGTCTGAACGGTCGACCAGCGGCAGGCCGAAAGCCGCCGTCTTGCCGGTGCCGGTCTGGGCCTGGGCGAGCAGGTCGCGGCCGTCCAGCAAAAAGGGGATGCTCTTCAG harbors:
- a CDS encoding DEAD/DEAH box helicase, with the translated sequence MATAFSALGLSESVVKALDELGFEQPTPIQLKSIPFLLDGRDLLAQAQTGTGKTAAFGLPLVDRSDPQDARVQALVLAPTRELAVQVCEAIHTYSKHSGVRVLPIYGGQPIDRQMRRLRAGAQIVVGTPGRVLDLMRRGSLDLSALRTLVLDEADQMLDMGFIEEVQTILDAAPPERQLVFFSATLPASIRKLAARHLRTPMTLTMPAEERDTPAIAQRVYFVNFKNRAQALTRVLAAEDPASALIFTRTKQAADELAEQLQDDGHRAEALHGDLNQSAREAVLGRFRRQQLNVVVATDVAARGLDIADLSHVINYDMPQDGESYIHRIGRTGRAGRTGVAISFALPTDRYRLRLIERATGSTLVPAKIPSAGEIQVRRTERLVEQLRRQLQADESDPSLVLYREVVGQLREEFDLGDIAATFLKLAQQRPGSTGSG